The following are encoded in a window of Oceanidesulfovibrio indonesiensis genomic DNA:
- a CDS encoding tyrosine-type recombinase/integrase, whose product MPTIRRDRENRWMGRVVIAGHLRDSKMFGTGPKHGPEWKRALAWEAQRKEEILREDAQVETLSSAPTLLDWVVSYLEDAQRRRAPKTFKEKQAAMKRLLAHAENLDLNEVTPGVALAYLQSQYDNRTGYAANKDRKNLAAAWKWGRNYLPGFPLELPNPFEAVAKFPEVRKPRYVPPEDDFWKAYKASSGQDRVMLTAMYYMPAGRKSDFFQTFLWSDVDFKLNTINLWVNKVKRRVPYRMHQELLEQLLWWREARPLKDVQNVFYCINIGDADPATDERYGKPFVSRGKFLAALCKRAGVETHFDFHSIRHRRAVDLYLAGNKVATIQGLLAHSNASTTERYLRSLRLDLTREDEVIEPERGPARLYTLAKGEAPEAATSEASCNQPL is encoded by the coding sequence ATGCCAACGATTCGCAGGGATCGGGAGAACCGGTGGATGGGCCGCGTCGTGATTGCAGGACACCTCAGGGACTCCAAGATGTTCGGCACCGGCCCGAAACACGGGCCGGAATGGAAAAGGGCTCTGGCATGGGAAGCACAGCGCAAGGAAGAGATTCTGCGAGAAGACGCCCAAGTCGAGACACTATCGAGCGCGCCAACGCTCTTGGATTGGGTAGTGTCCTACCTGGAAGACGCTCAGAGAAGGCGAGCCCCGAAGACGTTTAAGGAAAAGCAGGCAGCTATGAAGAGACTTCTAGCCCATGCTGAAAACCTCGATTTGAACGAGGTTACTCCAGGCGTCGCGCTCGCCTATCTCCAAAGCCAATACGACAACCGCACGGGCTATGCCGCGAACAAGGACCGCAAAAATCTTGCCGCAGCGTGGAAGTGGGGCAGGAACTACCTGCCAGGCTTCCCTCTGGAGCTGCCGAATCCGTTTGAGGCAGTAGCCAAGTTCCCCGAAGTACGAAAGCCGCGATATGTGCCGCCTGAGGATGATTTCTGGAAGGCGTATAAGGCATCCTCCGGGCAGGATCGTGTCATGCTCACGGCCATGTACTACATGCCTGCCGGCCGGAAGTCCGACTTTTTCCAGACCTTTCTTTGGTCTGACGTAGACTTCAAGCTGAACACAATCAATCTGTGGGTGAACAAGGTCAAGCGGCGTGTGCCGTATCGGATGCACCAGGAGTTACTAGAACAGCTCCTGTGGTGGCGGGAAGCCAGGCCCCTAAAGGACGTGCAGAACGTTTTCTACTGCATCAACATCGGAGATGCGGACCCGGCCACGGATGAGCGCTATGGAAAGCCGTTCGTGAGTCGGGGAAAGTTCCTTGCCGCTCTATGTAAAAGGGCCGGCGTGGAAACGCACTTCGACTTCCATTCCATTAGGCACAGACGGGCCGTAGACCTGTACTTGGCAGGTAACAAGGTGGCGACGATCCAAGGCTTGTTGGCGCACTCCAACGCCAGCACGACGGAGCGTTACCTTAGGAGTCTCAGGCTCGACCTGACCCGAGAAGATGAAGTGATTGAACCAGAAAGAGGCCCTGCGAGGCTTTATACTCTCGCAAAAGGTGAAGCCCCGGAAGCTGCAACTTCCGAGGCTTCATGTAACCAACCCTTGTAA
- a CDS encoding IS3 family transposase translates to MHGHIRRTIEESPFTGEGYRKVWARLRFPGIRTSPRRTLRIMRENGLLAFQRKGNPHGPKAHDGTIRTATVDDVWGTDMTTTLTALEGNASIFFAVDHRSFECVGIHAARPGTRFEALEPIRQGVRHSFGAFGPKVAQGVTLRHDHGSQFVSDVFQDEVAFLGITSRALRPTCGSHRATASRSAS, encoded by the coding sequence CTGCATGGCCATATCCGCAGGACCATTGAGGAGTCTCCGTTCACCGGGGAGGGCTACCGGAAGGTCTGGGCCAGGTTACGCTTTCCGGGCATTCGGACTTCGCCCCGGCGGACGCTTCGCATCATGCGCGAGAACGGTCTGCTCGCCTTTCAAAGAAAGGGCAACCCGCACGGTCCCAAGGCGCATGATGGAACAATCAGGACAGCCACAGTGGACGACGTCTGGGGCACGGACATGACCACCACACTGACCGCACTTGAAGGCAACGCTTCCATCTTCTTCGCCGTGGACCACCGCTCATTTGAATGCGTGGGCATCCATGCCGCCCGGCCCGGAACTCGCTTCGAGGCCCTGGAGCCCATTCGACAGGGTGTCCGGCACAGCTTCGGCGCCTTCGGCCCCAAGGTAGCTCAGGGTGTCACCCTGCGGCATGACCACGGCAGTCAGTTCGTCTCGGACGTGTTCCAGGACGAGGTAGCCTTCCTGGGCATCACCTCACGAGCTCTCCGTCCTACGTGCGGGAGCCACAGGGCAACGGCATCGCGGAGCGCTTCGTGA
- a CDS encoding M48 family metallopeptidase, giving the protein METNRTLMQTLSYGEERIRYQVCHVPDREGKVAIHVHPDGSVQVDAPMDAELAEIKAAVQKRARWVMGHIHKARELREHVLPREYVSGESHYYQGRRFQLKLVRNQDAKGSVKLHRGKLVVEADDVSSTRVRELLRGWYRDRARDYFARRLHASVSNISWLAEVPQWRLLTMKKQWGSCSPKGILLLNPHLVKAPRECIEYVLLHELCHMQEHNHSQRFYRLLTEQMPEWKSVKAKLDGMSELLLNE; this is encoded by the coding sequence ATGGAAACGAATAGGACCCTCATGCAAACCCTATCATACGGCGAGGAGCGGATTCGCTACCAAGTCTGTCATGTGCCGGATCGTGAAGGGAAGGTAGCAATCCATGTTCACCCCGACGGATCTGTCCAGGTGGATGCCCCGATGGACGCTGAACTCGCCGAGATCAAGGCAGCTGTTCAGAAGCGCGCCCGATGGGTCATGGGGCATATTCATAAGGCACGTGAACTGCGTGAACATGTCCTCCCCCGTGAGTACGTCAGCGGTGAGAGTCACTACTACCAGGGGCGACGTTTTCAGCTGAAATTGGTGCGCAATCAGGACGCGAAAGGCTCGGTCAAACTGCACCGTGGCAAGCTCGTAGTAGAAGCTGACGACGTCAGCTCCACACGTGTTCGGGAGCTGTTACGAGGCTGGTACCGAGACCGAGCTCGGGACTATTTTGCTCGACGTTTGCACGCGAGCGTTTCCAATATTTCTTGGCTTGCGGAGGTGCCTCAATGGCGTCTGCTTACGATGAAAAAGCAGTGGGGCAGCTGCTCTCCAAAAGGGATACTCTTGCTCAATCCTCATCTCGTCAAAGCCCCGCGGGAGTGCATTGAATATGTGCTTCTCCACGAGCTTTGCCACATGCAGGAGCACAACCACAGCCAACGATTTTACCGCCTGCTGACGGAGCAAATGCCGGAATGGAAATCGGTCAAAGCAAAGCTGGATGGGATGTCCGAGTTGCTTCTTAACGAATGA